A single Salmo salar chromosome ssa19, Ssal_v3.1, whole genome shotgun sequence DNA region contains:
- the LOC106579239 gene encoding SH3 and multiple ankyrin repeat domains protein 1 produces MSPGPLCSDPAQQRMLGNSKHYYPGEDDKYGEDEEEEEEQGRENRKGESREKENGGIEGLEEMEIKGGRQSREGKWEGGKPSAIVVGRQRGDRTLRPANPRNRGIPYTSNQAPQKQQHHLIPANQQQYHPAPSTQTQKRRAHMERSMTTVAPIEDTHLTMMVFRIGIPDIKQTRCLQFDPDFTVWSAKQQVVCSLSEPLWDIYNYGLFQPAGEGRDAMFLEEERCLRDYPQSFEKGVPYLEFRYKTRVYKQTNLDEKLLTKLHTKASLKKFMDYIVSGSLDKISKVLDKGLDPNYHDPDNGESPLSVAVQSGMTVEGIRALVQGGAHVDFRTRDGLTAVHKAVRAHNHVALLALLSMGASPDYKDRCCLTPLYHSVLIGGDTSCCETLLYYRARLGVRDENGWEESHQLRDEEEFGMQEIHKACQNGFAQHLEHLLFYGADTTSQNASGNTALHICALYNKESCVRVLLYRGANKEMKNKHGQTPFQVAVMSGHFEIGEIIKNHRDADVVPFLEFPKYAPKRGESARTLPLLMAHPHPLLRANSDNSMTMPDTMALPNKAARSNPIPGQGRRASVGVRSSSSPRARTRSPSRGRGGGQSDTEERHHSKPQRGRQGATSTTGGGGGSAGGQMRRMYSAVPGRVYVATRAYNAHGDKELSISKGDKVKVLSVGEGGFWEGTVKGRTGWFPSDYVEEVGPPIKDNRSETRSEKAKRKLFRNVTVGAYDGVDGPSDYIIKEKTVLLQKKDNEGFGFVLRGAKAQTPIEEFSPTPAFPALQYLESVDEGGVAWRAGLRMGDFLIEVNGQNVVKVGHRQVVNMIRQGGNALMVKVVMVARNPEMEETNLRKKVPQQAKRLTPPAIALRSKSMTSELEDMVASPWKKKAEYESSQVPDKKRTVYQMALNKLDEILAAAQHTITSDGQGQRGHGGKRDRTKSIAPNEPSHDQLVGVMPPGFGYSQGQYPPGQPHGVMLRQKSIGVMEEERQYLHNPAMKLARSLSEDIPPPPNTSAPEPPLSSDPHTVWRGEQSAPQPPSSQAQALLTQQQAAHATQAGWDREALAGPINSTAWPRRSGEEEDNTQGTPKTQQQPQQQQPQQQVATRERGGGAGRGGGGRKGGRGPLVKQTTVEGGLSRHHRGGQGQGGKRSGAKEKSSIPIPTIIVKAPSTSSGSGRSSQGSSVDAEHPPPDIDDPTSPSASPDTPITPGLPSPVSPLPPQPPVSSTMPPSTVAPQLPPNLENLDFTNQFRGAFVGAARRDRERFRDMRRKSASFFLSSEEDIQGEAEGGGGVWTQPLQGMGMDVPTPRLRPSKSIDEGMFSGDNYVHYASSMPPAFGLPEYHSPVMGQDGQPKSAPSNYGPGSPATTFIHPLTGKVLDPSSPLGLALAARERALKDDRRTRREERHFGRQMSSVGTFPTSLPSPTPSLFPAITSPASLSRPLSPRILRLGGEGGGERVERDQAAGAREGLRVRFSEDRTNQYQTQYYQQSPRDREPPGPPMQPPGPPPQPAPRRPSFLQMESSANSSYIPQYRLPTAPAHPHEDGGEGGGGVGLGLMVLPPPTPSIDIDDEFVFVDPLPPPLQFANGQGQRELQRGYSQQHQHSAQHAPLALPPPPPPLPSPKVPPQGGFASNAPLPSPQTGDSAASSLTSYDSEVANLTQSALSPSLTSPQIFPRSSAATVASVLPAPSLHRPQPMSHAHPFSSGPSVPVNPANMGAPVSPMTLAQDRGAATLTTTVTYATTMTVTAAATSTTASAPSSDCNVAGNAPRTAISAVGKAGDHQPSRMKTGDWQTETVVDSGIEELDSSSDHHLETLGVSRLRGERGGGGGGAEGERVGGVHPDPYFTYSGGQTFEAHHAKHTANPPVYPKTMQYKEGGIKDTREALRRQASTNPPCQSVPPHPQRQANPEEEARRGEGGAADERKQRRQSRPKMEDSFGSTLAACLERPNTLEPRPLSWSEGVDPGQGLERGGGGMSVEGRRLHSPLSGVKASIINELSSKLQQMSNKSTEDWSQSEMRGPSPINPRSPTMQRYSGDFSASFQSPPTGHSTSPLPTSSPQHRPSIFTPNLTATPSGSPSHQPPLQPNWIHSPSPQMPTSPSHSSHPPLSPTYSPSQSHPPLSPTYSPYPTSPKHRTKYRGAKIFDFQCTPGPELRSSMSRRRAPSPLIYSTNRPSPAPPRPSSLPILPSTPVYNTPFEFPVPLTPSSPGHTLGDPFNPSTSPLFPTSPQPPRALLVSRSLSPTQFLSGASSPSMHLPPSPSCLNYPHLTPPPPAKPFAIKPLSYWTKWDVADWLSYLNLGEHRERFLDNEIDGSHLPSLTKDDFLDLGVTRVGHRMNIERALKKLTDR; encoded by the exons agGTGTCTGCAGTTTGACCCTGACTTCACGGTGTGGAGTGCCAAGCAGCAGGTCGTCTGTTCGCTGAGCGAGCCACTGTGGGACATCTACAACTATGGCCTCTTCCAACCCGCCGGAGAGGGACGAGATGCCATGTTCCTGGAGGAGGAGCGCTGCCTCCGAGACTACCCACAGTCCTTTGAGAAAGGGGTGCCTTACCTGGAG TTTAGGTACAAGACCAGGgtatacaaacaaacaaacctgGATGAAAAACTACTTACTAAACTGCACACCAAG GCGAGTCTGAAAAAGTTCATGGACTACATTGTGAGTGGATCATTAGATAAGATATCAAAGGTCCTGGACAAAGGTCTCGACCCAAACTACCATGACCCTGACAATGGAG AGTCTCCCCTGTCTGTGGCGGTGCAATCTGGTATGACAGTGGAGGGGATCAGGGCGCTCGTTCAAGGTGGGGCCCATGTCGACTTCAGAACCAGAGATGGACTGACAGCTGTACACAAGGCTGTCAGGGCACACAATCATGTTGCGCTGCTG GCTCTACTATCCATGGGAGCGTCTCCTGATTACAAAGACAGATGTTGCCTGACCCCGCTGTACCACTCAGTGCTGATAGGTGGCGACACCTCCTGCTGCGAGACCCTACTCTACTACAGGGCCAGACTGGGAGTGAGAGATGAAAACGGCTGGGAGGAGTCTCACCAG CTCAGGGATGAAGAGGAATTTGGAATGCAAGAAATACACAAG GCCTGCCAGAATGGTTTTGCCCAGCACCTGGAGCACCTTCTGTTCTATGGGGCAGATACCACTTCTCAGAATGCCTCAGGGAACACTGCACTTCACATTTGTGCCCTGTATAATAAG GAAAGCTGTGTTCGTGTTCTGCTCTACAGAGGTGCCAATAAGGAAATGAAGAACAAGCATGGACAAACCCCCTTTCAG GTAGCAGTAATGTCAGGCCATTTTGAAATCGGGGAAATCATCAAAAACCACAGAGATGCAGATGTAG TGCCCTTTCTGGAATTCCCAAAGTATGCTCCCAAAAGAGGAGAGAGTGCACGCAcgctccctctcctcatggcTCACCCCCACCCCCTCCTGCGTGCTAACAGTGAtaacagcatgacaatgcctgaTACCATGGCCCTGCCCAACAAGGCTGCTAGATCCAATCCCATCCCTGGACAG ggtcgCAGGGCCTCTGTAGGTGTGAGGAGCTCCAGCAGTCCCAGGGCCCGAACCCGCTCCCCAtcacgaggaagaggaggaggacagagtgaCACAGAGGAGAGGCATCACAGCAAACCACAGCGCGGCAGACAGGG TGCGACCTCAACAacgggtggtggtggggggtcagCTGGGGGTCAGATGAGGCGTATGTACAGTGCGGTACCAGGGCGAGTGTACGTGGCCACGAGGGCCTACAATGCCCACGGAGACAAAGAGCTTAGCATCAGCAAAGGAGACAAAGTCAAAG tgtTGAGTGTGGGAGAGGGGGGGTTTTGGGAGGGCACAGTGAAGGGTCGTACAGGCTGGTTCCCCTCAGACTATGTGGAGGAGGTGGGTCCTCCCATTAAGGACAATCGATCAG AGACGCGCAGTGAGAAAGCCAAGAGGAAGCTGTTTCGTAATGTTACCGTGGGAGCATATGATGGTGTGGATGGCCCCAG TGACTACATCATTAAGGAGAAGACAGTGCTCCTGCAGAAGAAAGACAATGAGGGCTTTGGCTTTGTGCTTCGGGGAGCCAAAG CCCAGACTCCTATAGAGGAGTTCAGTCCGACCCCAGCATTCCCCGCGCTGCAGTACCTGGAGTCTGTGGATGAGGGGGGGGTGGCCTGGAGGGCTGGTTTAAGGATGGGGGACTTCCTTATTGAG gTTAATGGTCAGAATGTAGTGAAGGTGGGCCACAGGCAGGTGGTCAACATGATCAGACAAGGTGGCAACGCTCTAATGGTCAAGGTTGTCATGGTGGCCCGCAACCCAGAGATGGAGGAGACCAACCTCAGGAAGAAAG TCCCCCAGCAGGCTAAGAGGCTGACTCCTCCTGCCATTGCCCTGCGCTCTAAATCAATGACATCAGAGCTGGAAGACATGG TTGCCTCTCCATGGAAAAAGAAAGCAG AGTACGAGTCCTCCCAGGTGCCTGATAAGAAGAGGACAGTCTATCAAATGGCACTGA ATAAACTGGATGAGATCCTGGCGGCAGCTCAGCACACAATCACATCAGACGGACAGGGTCAGCGGGGTCACGGAGGGAAGAGAGACCGAACCAAGAGCATCGCCCCCAATGAG CCAAGTCATGACCAGTTGGTTGGTGTGATGCCGCCTGGATTTGGTTACAGCCAGGGTCAATATCCCCCCGGCCAGCCTCATGGAGTAATGCTGCGACAGAAATCTATTG gtgtgatggaggaggagaggcagtacCTCCACAACCCGGCCATGAAACTGGCCCGTAGTCTGTCAGAGGacatcccccctccccccaacacATCCGCCCCAGAACCCCCCTTATCTTCTGACCCCCATACTGTTTGGAGGGGGGAGCAGTCTGCCCCCCAGCCCCCGTCCTCCCAGGCCCAGGCCCTCCTCACCCAGCAGCAGGCAGCCCACGCCACCCAGGCAGGCTGGGACAGGGAGGCCCTGGCGGGGCCAATCAACAGCACGGCATGGCCCCGACGCtccggagaggaggaggacaataCACAGGGGA CTCCCAAAACTCAACAGcagccccagcagcagcagccccaGCAGCAAGTGGCGACCCGGGAGAGGGGCGGAGGGGCAGGCAGGGGTGGGGGAGGCAGGAAGGGCGGGAGGGGCCCTCTAGTAAAGCAAACCACAGTGGAAGGTGGGCTCAGCAGGCACCACCGAGGGGGGCAAGGCCAGGGGGGTAAGCGCTCAGGGGCCAAAGAGAAGAgctccatccccatccccaccATCATCGTCAAGGCCCCCTCCACCAGCAGCGGCAGTGGCCGCAGCAGCCAGGGCAGCAGCGTAGATGCCGAGCATCCGCCTCCCGACATAGACGACCCTACCTCCCCATCCGCCTCCCCCGACACCCCCATCACTCCCGGCCTGCCTTCCCCTGTGTCCCCCTTACCACCCCAGCCCCCTGTCTCTTCCACCATGCCCCCTTCGACTGTCGCCCCCCAGCTGCCCCCTAACCTGGAGAATCTGGACTTCACCAACCAGTTCAGGGGGGCCTTCGTCGGGGCAGCGCGCcgggaccgggaacgtttccgtgACATGAGGAGGAAGAGTGcttccttcttcctctcctccgaaGAGGACATCCAAGGGGAGGcggagggaggtgggggggtaTGGACCCAGCCTCTACAGGGGATGGGGATGGATGTCCCCACCCCCCGCCTCCGCCCCTCCAAGTCCATCGACGAGGGCATGTTCTCTGGGGACAATTACGTCCACTACGCCAGCAGCATGCCCCCTGCCTTCGGGCTGCCTGAGTACCACTCCCCTGTGATGGGCCAGGACGGCCAGCCCAAGTCCGCTCCCTCCAACTACGGCCCAGGCTCTCCAGCCACCACCTTCATCCACCCTCTGACTGGGAAGGTCCTTGACCCCTCGTCCCCCCTGGGCCTGGCACTGGCTGCACGGGAAAGGGCCCTCAAGGACGACCGGAGGACCCGGCGGGAGGAGCGGCACTTTGGCCGGCAGATGTCCAGCGTGGGGACATTTCCTACCTCTCTCCCGTCCCCCACGCCGTCCCTGTTCCCCGCCATTACCTCCCCTGCCTCTCTGAGCCGCCCGCTGTCACCCAGGATATTACGCTTGGGAGgtgaagggggaggggagagagtggagagggacCAGGCAGCCGGAGCCAGAGAGGGCCTCAGAGTTCGCTTTTCAGAGGACAGAACCAACCAGTACCAGACCCAGTATTATCAACAGAGTCCTAGAGACAGGGAGCCACCTGGCCCGCCCATGCAGCCGCCCGGCCCACCGCCTCAGCCTGCACCCCGCAGACCCTCGTTCCTACAGATGGAGAGCAGTGCAAACTCTAGCTACATCCCCCAATACCGCCTACCCACAGCCCCAGCCCACCCACAtgaagatgggggagagggaggaggaggagtgggactGGGGCTCATGGTGCTTCCACCGCCCACCCCCTCCATAGACATAGATGATGAGTTTGTCTTTGTTGACCCCCTACCCCCTCCCTTGCAGTTCGCCAACGGCCAAGGCCAGAGAGAACTGCAGAGGGGATACTCTCAACAGCATCAACACTCAGCTCAACACGCCCCTCTCGCCTTGCCACCCCCGccgccccccctcccctcccctaaagTACCTCCACAAGGAGGCTTCGCCTCCAACgcccccctcccttccccccaGACCGGGGACTCTGCTGCCTCCAGCCTCACGTCCTACGACAGCGAGGTGGCCAACCTCACCCAGTcagctctgtctccctccctcacctcgcCCCAAATATTCCCCCGTTCCTCCGCCGCCACAGTCGCCTCCGTTTTACCCGCCCCCTCACTCCACAGACCCCAGCCCATGTCCCATGCACACCCCTTCTCCAGTGGCCCCAGCGTACCGGTTAACCCCGCTAATATGGGGGCCCCTGTTTCCCCGATGACCTTAGCACAGGACCGAGGCGCGGCCACCCTCACTACGACTGTGACCTACGCTACCACGATGACCGTGACCGCCGCCGCCACCAGTACCACCGCCTCTGCGCCGTCTTCAGACTGCAATGTAGCTGGGAACGCCCCCAGAACCGCCATCAGTGCTGTTGGCAAGGCAGGCGACCACCAACCCTCCAGGATGAAGACTGGAGACTGGCAGACAGAGACGGTGGTGGACTCTGGGATTGAGGAGCTGGACAGTAGCAGCGACCACCATCTGGAAACACTGGGAGTGAGTagactgaggggagagagaggaggaggaggaggaggagcggaaGGGGAGAGAGTGGGTGGCGTGCACCCGGATCCTTACTTCACTTACTCAGGTGGGCAAACATTTGAAGCGCACCATGCCAAACACACGGCCAACCCCCCTGTGTATCCAAAGACGATGCAGTACAAAGAGGGGGGCATCAAGGACACAAGGGAAGCGTTGCGTCGACAGGCAAGCACCAATCCGCCCTGCCAGAGTGTCCCACCACACCCCCAGAGACAGGCCAACCCAGAGGAGgaggccaggagaggagagggaggagcagCGGACGAGAGGAAACAACGCAGACAGAGTCGGCCCAAGATGGAGGACAGCTTCGGTTCCACCTTGGCTGCCTGTCTTGAGCGGCCCAACACCCTGGAGCCAAGACCCTTGTCCTGGAGCGAGGGGGTTGACCCGGGGCAGGGCCTTGAGCGAGGCGGGGGTGGGATGTCTGTGGAGGGGCGCAGGCTGCACTCACCCCTATCGGGAGTAAAGGCCAGCATCATCAACGAGCTGAGCTCCAAGCTGCAACAGATGAGCAATAAGAGCACGGAGGACTGGAGTCAGTCTGAGATGCGAGGTCCGAGTCCCATTAATCCGAGGTCGCCCACAATGCAAAG ATATTCAGGGGATTTCTCTGCCTCGTTTCAGAGCCCCCCCACAGGCCACTCCACTTCCCCCTTACCCACCTCCTCCCCGCAGCATCGCCCGTCAATCTTCACCCCCAATCTCACTGCCACCCCCTCCGGCTCACCCTCCCACCAGCCCCCACTCCAGCCTAACTGGatccactccccctctccccagatgcccacctccccctctcactcctcccaccctcctctctcccccacttacTCCCCCTCTCaatcccaccctcctctctcccccacgtACTCACCCTATCCCACATCCCCCAAACATCGCACTAAGTACCGTGGAGCCAAGATTTTTGACTTCCAGTGTACCCCTGGTCCAGAGCTGAGGTCGTCTATGTCCCGCCGGCGTGCCCCCAGCCCCCTCATCTACTCCACAAACCGCCCCAGCCCCGCCCCTCCcagaccctcctccctccccatcctccccagcACCCCTGTCTACAACACCCCCTTTGAGTTCCCCGTTCCCCTAACTCCCTCATCCCCAGGTCACACCCTAGGAGACCCCTtcaacccctccacctctcctctttttCCCACATCCCCACAACCTCCCCGCGCCCTCCTggtctcccgctccctctcccccacccagTTCCTCTCCGGCGCATCCTCACCCTCCATGCACCTGCCCCCCTCTCCATCCTGCCTCAACTACCCccacctcacccctcctcccccggCCAAGCCCTTCGCCATCAAGCCCCTGTCCTACTGGACCAAGTGGGACGTGGCCGACTGGCTTTCCTACCTGAACCTGGGGGAGCACAGGGAACGTTTCCTGGATAACGAGATCGACGGCTCCCACTTGCCTTCCCTCACCAAGGACGACTTCCTGGACTTGGGGGTGACGCGCGTCGGCCACCGCATGAACATCGAGAGAGCGCTGAAGAAACTGACTGACAGGTGA